In one Saccharibacillus brassicae genomic region, the following are encoded:
- a CDS encoding aminopeptidase: protein MDLFGEKLEQYAELVVKVGVNIQKGQVLHLQSPIEAAEFARLVVRKAYEAGAKYVEVEWEDEATTRLRYQYASEDTFDYYPAFKAEALEKLAEDGGAVMHIKVPDPELYRGIDSSRVARATKAAAAARKGYQHYVRSNQLAWCLIKAPTRAWANKVFGDLPEEQRVDAMWNTIFQMNRVGEGDAVDNWRRHIETLKVMQEKLNDKNYKSLHYRAPGTDLKVELAPNHVWLGGGDTNRAGVYFVANMPTEEVYTMPNRTGVNGKVTSTMPLNLNGRLVERLSLTFENGRVVEYDAESGREHLESLLDTDEGAKYLGEVALVPYDSPISRLNRVFYNTGIDENASCHFALGSCYPVNMQGGTALSQNELLARGGNTSLTHVDFMVGSDQLDIDGERQDGSVEPVFRAGQWNI, encoded by the coding sequence CCAATCGCCAATCGAGGCGGCGGAGTTCGCGCGGCTGGTCGTCCGCAAAGCGTATGAAGCGGGCGCAAAATACGTCGAGGTCGAATGGGAAGACGAAGCGACGACGCGGCTGCGGTATCAATACGCGTCGGAAGACACGTTCGATTACTACCCGGCATTCAAGGCGGAAGCGCTGGAGAAGTTGGCCGAAGACGGCGGCGCGGTCATGCATATCAAGGTGCCGGACCCCGAGCTGTACCGCGGCATCGACTCTTCGCGGGTGGCGCGGGCGACCAAAGCGGCCGCGGCGGCGCGCAAAGGCTATCAGCACTACGTGCGCTCGAACCAACTCGCCTGGTGCCTGATCAAGGCGCCGACCCGCGCATGGGCGAACAAAGTGTTCGGCGATCTGCCCGAAGAGCAGCGCGTGGACGCGATGTGGAACACGATTTTCCAAATGAACCGGGTCGGCGAAGGCGACGCCGTCGACAATTGGCGCCGCCATATCGAGACGCTCAAAGTCATGCAGGAGAAGCTCAACGACAAAAACTACAAAAGTTTGCATTACCGGGCGCCGGGTACCGATCTCAAGGTCGAACTGGCACCGAACCACGTCTGGTTGGGCGGCGGGGACACGAATCGTGCAGGTGTCTACTTCGTGGCGAACATGCCGACGGAAGAAGTGTACACGATGCCGAACCGCACCGGCGTGAACGGCAAAGTCACGTCGACGATGCCGCTTAACCTGAACGGCCGCCTGGTCGAACGACTGTCGCTGACGTTCGAGAACGGACGGGTCGTCGAATACGACGCGGAGAGCGGACGCGAGCATCTGGAATCGCTGCTGGATACGGACGAAGGCGCGAAATATCTCGGCGAAGTGGCGCTCGTGCCGTATGATTCGCCGATTTCCCGGCTGAACCGAGTCTTTTACAATACGGGGATCGACGAGAACGCATCGTGCCATTTCGCGCTCGGCAGCTGCTACCCGGTCAACATGCAGGGCGGCACGGCTTTGTCGCAGAACGAACTGCTGGCGCGCGGCGGCAATACGAGCCTGACCCACGTCGATTTCATGGTCGGTTCGGATCAACTGGATATCGACGGCGAGCGGCAGGACGGCAGCGTCGAACCGGTATTCCGGGCCGGACAGTGGAACATTTAA
- a CDS encoding DivIVA domain-containing protein, producing MEEQYRRQLEEQKRLFKQLGIKLDALQIHEKDFPVKMRGYTKEDVDAFLDDIILDYERFYQVISDLLDKYNALQRRQGYDLEKKDAEIARLMEKAKVQDYLVDRRIVEEAVQEMERTLQAAKRRIRPGTGDSYSDPY from the coding sequence ATGGAGGAGCAGTATCGACGCCAGCTCGAAGAGCAGAAACGTCTGTTCAAACAGCTCGGCATCAAGCTTGACGCCTTGCAAATTCATGAGAAAGATTTTCCCGTCAAAATGCGCGGGTATACCAAAGAAGACGTCGACGCTTTTCTGGACGACATCATTCTCGATTACGAGCGGTTCTATCAGGTCATCTCGGACCTGCTGGACAAGTACAATGCGCTTCAGCGCCGCCAGGGCTACGATCTGGAGAAGAAAGATGCCGAGATCGCGCGCCTGATGGAAAAAGCGAAAGTGCAGGATTATCTGGTCGACCGCCGCATCGTGGAAGAAGCCGTGCAGGAGATGGAACGCACGCTGCAGGCCGCCAAACGGCGAATCCGTCCGGGCACGGGCGATTCGTACTCGGACCCTTATTGA
- a CDS encoding thioredoxin family protein, giving the protein MERIESLEQYNEQIGGEKLTVIKFDTNWCPDCKNLDRFIGGIMDKNADKDFFAMDAEKFQDIAESNEVRGIPSLLVFKNGEKIAHLHSKFAKTPTQVSEYLESIGK; this is encoded by the coding sequence ATGGAACGAATCGAAAGCTTGGAACAATATAACGAACAGATCGGCGGCGAGAAGCTGACCGTCATCAAGTTCGACACGAACTGGTGCCCGGATTGCAAAAACCTGGACCGGTTCATCGGCGGCATCATGGACAAGAACGCGGACAAGGACTTTTTCGCGATGGACGCGGAGAAATTCCAGGATATCGCGGAGTCGAACGAAGTGCGCGGCATTCCGAGCCTGCTCGTGTTCAAGAACGGCGAGAAAATCGCCCACCTGCACAGCAAGTTCGCGAAGACGCCGACCCAGGTGTCCGAATACCTGGAGTCGATCGGCAAGTAA
- a CDS encoding RNA polymerase sigma factor, with the protein MGDRELFETYKEAVYHYCLYMLHSRADAEDVCQEVFVKALLADRSGIEYLKAWLMRIAANECHSLVRRRTNGQIKEKRAFWMNMPLRSPQSVEQAYEQLETSDEFEERLRLLKPKLRQALLLYYMADLSVAETAEALDVPIGTAKSRISRGLKALKKLADKEPAQPEKEGDVHASSY; encoded by the coding sequence TTGGGAGATCGGGAATTATTCGAGACATACAAAGAAGCCGTATACCATTACTGCCTGTATATGCTGCACAGCCGCGCGGATGCGGAAGACGTGTGCCAGGAAGTGTTCGTCAAGGCGCTGCTGGCCGACCGAAGCGGTATCGAGTACCTCAAAGCGTGGCTGATGCGGATCGCCGCCAACGAATGCCATTCGCTGGTGCGGCGCAGAACGAACGGACAGATCAAGGAAAAGCGCGCGTTCTGGATGAATATGCCGCTGCGTTCGCCGCAGTCGGTGGAGCAGGCGTACGAACAGTTGGAGACGTCGGACGAATTCGAGGAGCGGCTGCGCCTGCTGAAGCCGAAGCTGCGCCAGGCGCTGCTGCTGTACTATATGGCGGACCTGTCGGTGGCCGAGACGGCGGAAGCGCTGGACGTGCCGATCGGCACGGCGAAATCGAGAATCAGCCGGGGGCTGAAGGCGTTAAAAAAGTTGGCGGACAAGGAACCGGCGCAGCCGGAGAAAGAAGGTGACGTTCATGCTTCGAGTTACTGA